The DNA sequence CTGGCACGAGCGAGGCAGCAATGAGCGTGCGCGCTTCTTCCACTGGCATATTCGCTTCTTTGGCGAGAATGCCGGCGTTGCGCATCAAGGCGAGGTTGCAGGCGAGCACAATCACGCCGCGCGCCATCAGCGCATCCAGCGCACCTTCGCGGAGGACGCTCGCGTGCTTGTCGTCGGCCTTGATGTTGATGAACGGGTTCCGCGAGGAGGTCTCCCCCGTGGTGGGGTCCTTCATTTTGCCCTTTTCGCCGAGCTTCATTTTGTCCCACATGTTGTCGTTGAGCACGACGCTCATGGCGCCGTGTCGCACGACAATCACCACAGCCATGTCGGCGTCGGTGGTCTTGTAGACGTCCGCATAACCGCGCAGATACGTGAGCGCGTTGTTCTCGGCGAGGCCGTCCGTCACCTCGGGTTGGTCGAACACCATTTTGTGCTTGGCTTTTTCCACGCGATCGACCCACGCCAAGTCCCATCCACCCTGCGGGGCCGGGTAGTCGGGAAACGAGCGCGCCTGCGCAAAGAGTTCGCCGGCCGTGAGTGTGGCGGCCAGCGCCGCAGTACCGCCGGCGACCGTGGCAATGAAGCCGCGACGATTGGTGGGGGAATCGGCGTTCGACACGACGACCTCTGGGTGGTGGGGCGCAGCGGGACCGCTCTCTCTACGAAACGAACGGCTGGATTGCTGGACGAGTGGTACGGCTTACTTATTCTGGCGGCCGAGGCTGGCGCCACATGAGGAGCGCGAGCAGCGCGGCGCCCACGGTGACACCCATGTCCGCCACGTTGAACGTCCAAAAACGCCAGCCGGACGTTCCCACATCAATAAAGTCCACGACGCCGCGGGCCGAGCGCAGACGGTCGAGCAGATTGCCAAGCGCGCCGGCGGCGATCAGCGCCAGCGCCGCGGCCTGCCAGCCGTCACGATCATCGGTTTCGCGGTACATGCGGAAAATCACGAACAGCATGACCGCGGCGATCACCGTAAAGGCGACCCGCGACGACTGGCCCAGCGAGAAATTCATCGCCGCGCCGGTGTTATACGTGAGGGTAAAGCGGAAAAACTCGCCCAGCACGGAACGTGGCACGTGCAGCGCCAAGGAGTCCTCGGCGATGCGCTTGGTCACGAAATCGGCCGCCACCCAACTGACAAACAACGGCCAGAAGGTGCGCACTCGGATGGGAAAGCGGGGAGAGTAGCTGGAGCCAGTCATGGAAGGAGTTGGCCGTACGCCGTAGCGCCGACGTTAAGTTTCGATCGTGTTCCCGACGCCATTGCCCATCGACGCGGTGCTTGCCGCCCTCAGCGAGACGCTGGTGGCCGGCACCCGTGCCGTACTCCAGGCGCCTCCGGGTGCTGGGAAAACTACTCGGGTGCCGCTCGCTCTGCTCAAGTCGCCGTGGCTGGGGGCGCAAAAGATTGTCATGCTTGAGCCCCGGCGGCTGGCAGCCCGTGCCGCCGCGCGCTTTATGGCAGCCTCGCTCGGCGAGGAGGTGGGGGGCACTGTTGGCTACCGCGTGCGCGGGGACAGCCGCGTGAGCCGTCGCACGCGCATTGAGGTGGTGACGGAGGGGGTGCTCACGCGGCTGATTCAGGACGACCCGTCGCTCGAGGGGATTGGGCTCGTGGTGTTCGATGAGTTTCACGAGCGGAATCTCGTGGCGGATCTTGGGTTGGCGCTTGCGTTGCAATCCGCAGAGTTGCTACGCCCCGACCTGCGGTTGCTCGCCATGTCGGCCACGCTCGACGGAGAAGCGGTGGCGCGACTTCTCGGCGGTGCGCCGGTGATTACGAGTCAGGGGCGTGCGTACCCCGTGGAAACGGTGTATGTGCCGCGTCGCGCGGATGTGTGGATTGAGCCAGCAATTGCGACGGTGGTGGAACGCGCGCTTGCAGCTCACGAGGGAGATGTGCTGGTATTTCTTCCGGGTGCGGCAGAAATACGTCGTACCGCCTCGGCACTCGCGGGGCGCTTACTCCCGCCGCGCACGAGCATCTACACGCTCCACGGCACCCTGCCGCTCGAGGAACAAGACCGCGCGATTGCGCCGAGCCCGCCCGGCTGCCGCAAAGTTGTGCTCGCAACGTCGGTAGCGGAAACGAGTTTGACCATCGAGGGAGTCCGCGTGGTGGTGGATAGCGGGCTCGCGCGAGTGCCACGTTTTTCGGCGCGGTCGGGCATGCAACGACTCGAGACGGTGCGCGTCTCGCAGGACTCGGCGGAACAGCGACGCGGCCGAGCCGGACGCCTGGCTGCAGGCTACTGCTATCGTCTGTGGAGCGAAGGGGAACATGCCTCGTTGCCCGAGCGGCGACCGCCTGAAATTCTCGAAGCGGACCTCGCGCCGCTCGCGCTGGAGCTTGCTGCGGCAGGAATCGACGACCCCGCGACACTCGCCTGGATAGACGCGCCGCCGGCGGGAACGTATGCACAGGCCCGCGCGCTTCTCGCGTCGCTCGGTGCGCTCGATGCCGGGTTGCGGATCACGCCGCACGGGCGGCGCATGGCGGGTGTGGGGATTCATCCGCGGCTGGCGCATCTCGTGATTCGCGGCATGGAGATGCAGTGCGGTGCCCTCGCGTGCGATGTGGCGGCACTCCTCGCCGAACGCGATCTGTTGCGCGGCGACGCGGCGCGCGGTGATCCGGACTTACGCACGCGAGTGGAACTGCTCCGCGCGCCCGGCGCGGAGCACGACGCGCGCGTGGACCGTGGCCGACTCTTTCAGATTCGTGACGAAGCGCGGCGACTGCGCGGCGAACTCGGCGTGCGCGGCGACGCAGAGGATGTCGATCGCGACGCGCGGTGCGGTGACCTCGTGG is a window from the Gemmatimonadota bacterium genome containing:
- the lspA gene encoding signal peptidase II, encoding MTGSSYSPRFPIRVRTFWPLFVSWVAADFVTKRIAEDSLALHVPRSVLGEFFRFTLTYNTGAAMNFSLGQSSRVAFTVIAAVMLFVIFRMYRETDDRDGWQAAALALIAAGALGNLLDRLRSARGVVDFIDVGTSGWRFWTFNVADMGVTVGAALLALLMWRQPRPPE
- the hrpB gene encoding ATP-dependent helicase HrpB — translated: MFPTPLPIDAVLAALSETLVAGTRAVLQAPPGAGKTTRVPLALLKSPWLGAQKIVMLEPRRLAARAAARFMAASLGEEVGGTVGYRVRGDSRVSRRTRIEVVTEGVLTRLIQDDPSLEGIGLVVFDEFHERNLVADLGLALALQSAELLRPDLRLLAMSATLDGEAVARLLGGAPVITSQGRAYPVETVYVPRRADVWIEPAIATVVERALAAHEGDVLVFLPGAAEIRRTASALAGRLLPPRTSIYTLHGTLPLEEQDRAIAPSPPGCRKVVLATSVAETSLTIEGVRVVVDSGLARVPRFSARSGMQRLETVRVSQDSAEQRRGRAGRLAAGYCYRLWSEGEHASLPERRPPEILEADLAPLALELAAAGIDDPATLAWIDAPPAGTYAQARALLASLGALDAGLRITPHGRRMAGVGIHPRLAHLVIRGMEMQCGALACDVAALLAERDLLRGDAARGDPDLRTRVELLRAPGAEHDARVDRGRLFQIRDEARRLRGELGVRGDAEDVDRDARCGDLVALAYPDRVALSRGGRTRFVMRNGRGAKVDDASPLAGAPCLAIGDTDGDGGEAKVYRAVPLTREQLETLFASDIEREDVVEIDDATGAVRAITRERLGALVLRERPQREPNADAMRRAMLDAVRRAGVAALPWSDGAQRTRERMAFVRTIHADWPDVSDDSLLADLDQWLGTHLNGVRKRADLAKLDLGTFLLDLLDWKQRAALDSLAPTHLTVPSGSRIPVDYADPESPALSVRLQEMFGASDTPRVGGERVAVTLHLLSPAHRPVQVTRDLAGFWRSSYFDVRKDMRGRYPRHYWPDDPLQAEPTKRAKPR